One window of the Megalops cyprinoides isolate fMegCyp1 chromosome 2, fMegCyp1.pri, whole genome shotgun sequence genome contains the following:
- the LOC118772651 gene encoding ADP-ribosylation factor-like protein 5B, translated as MNEVVHTSPTIGSNVEEIVVKNTHFLMWDIGGQESLRSSWNTYYSNTEFIILVVDSTDRERLAISKEELYRMLAHEDLRKAAVLIFANKQDMKDCMSAAEISKYLTLSSIKDHPWHIQSCCALTGEGLCQGLEWMTSRAGLR; from the exons ATGAATGAAGTTGTCCACACGTCGCCCACGATAGGAAGCAACGTGGAGGAGATTGTGGTTAAGAATACCCACTTCCTAATGTGGGACATCGGTGGCCAGGAGTCTCTCAGGTCCTCATGGAACACCTATTACTCAAACACAGAG TTTATCATCTTAGTGGTGGACAGCACCGACAGGGAGAGGCTGGCCATCTCAAAGGAGGAGCTCTACAGGATGTTGGCCCATGAG gatCTCCGGAAAGCAGCTGTGTTGATATTTGCGAACAAGCAGGATATGAAGGACTGCATGTCTGCTGCTGAAATCTCCAAATACCTCACCCTGAGCTCCATCAAGGACCACCCCTGGCACATCCAGTCGTGCTGTGCCCTGACGGGAGAGGG GCTATGCCAAGGCTTGGAGTGGATGACCTCAAGGGCTGGACTAagataa